One genomic segment of Arachis duranensis cultivar V14167 chromosome 4, aradu.V14167.gnm2.J7QH, whole genome shotgun sequence includes these proteins:
- the LOC107486763 gene encoding inositol hexakisphosphate and diphosphoinositol-pentakisphosphate kinase VIP2 isoform X5 — protein sequence MALADEKDDEVVVPQKKITIGVCVMEKKVFSAPMEQILQRLRAFGEFEVIYFGDKVILEDPIESWPICDCLIAFHSSGYPLEKAEAYAALRKPFLVNELEPQHLLHDRRKVYERLEMFGIPVPRYALVNREVPYQELDYFVEEEDFVEVHGMRFWKPFVEKPIDGDNHSIMIYYPSSAGGGMKKLFRKVGNRSSEFQPEVRRVRREGSYIYEEFMPTGGTDVKVYTVGPEYAHAEARKSPVVDGVVMRNPDGKEVRYPVLLTPTEKQMAREVCIAFRQAVCGFDLLRCEGRSYVCDVNGWSFVKNSYKYYDDAACVLRKMFLDAKAPHLSSAIPPTLPWKVNEPVQPTEGLTRQGSGIIGTFGQSEELRCVIAVIRHGDRTPKQKVKLKVTEERLLNLMLKYNGGRPRAETKLKSAVQLQDLLDATRILVPRVRPDRESDSEAEVEHAEKLRQVKAVLEEGGHFSGIYRKVQLKPLKWVKVTKGNGEGEEERPVEALMVLKYGGVLTHAGRKQAEELGRYFRNNMYPGEGTGLLRLHSTYRHDLKIYSSDEGRVQMSAAAFAKGLLDLEGQLTPILVSLVSKDSSMLDGLDNASIEMKEAKARLNEIITSSSKAIHSNGSPEFPWMADGAGLPPNASELLPKLVELTKKVTEQVRLLAKDEDEKLTEAGSYDVIPPYDQAKALGKTNIDVDRIAAGLPCGSEGFLLMYARWKKLERDLYNERKERFDITQIPDVYDSCKYDLLHNAHLNLEGLDELFRVAQALADGVIPNEYGINPKQKLKIGSEIARRLLGKILIDMRNTREEAISVAELKSNQDNDTSAMKTEKEDTEAKSKHHKNGEMARKSSTFSDISMDQDDDDDKETKYRLDPKYANVKTPERHVRTRLYFTSESHIHSLMNVLRYCNLDESLQEEESLVCHNALDRLYKTKELDYMSYIVLRMFENTEVDLEDPKRFRIELTFSRGADLSPLEKNDSEAASLHQEHTLPIMGPERLQEIGSYLTFEKMEMMIHPFAMPAEDFPPPTTPAGFSGYFSKSVLERLVNLWPFHKHANTNGK from the exons ATGGCGTTGGCAGATGAGAAGGACGATGAAGTAGTTGTTCCGCAGAAGAAGATCACGATTGGAGTCTGCGTGATGGAAAAGAAG GTTTTCTCTGCGCCTATGGAGCAGATTCTTCAGAGGTTACGAGCCTTTGGTGAATTTGAG GTCATATATTTTGGAGACAAGGTCATCCTCGAAGATCCAATAGAGAG TTGGCCAATATGTGATTGTTTGATTGCTTTCCATTCCTCTGGATATCCCCTCGAAAAGGCAGAGGCGTATGCTGCTTTAAGAAA ACCTTTTCTAGTAAATGAACTGGAGCCCCAACACCTTCTTCATGATCGAAGAAAAGTATACGAG CGTCTTGAAATGTTTGGAATCCCTGTTCCAAGATATGCCCTTGTTAATAGGGAAGTGCCATACCAAGAGTTGGATTACTTTGTTGAGGAAGAGGATTTTGTTGAAGTTCATGGCATGCGATTTTGGAAGCCATTTGTGGAGAAGCCTATTGATG GTGATAATCATAGTATAATGATATACTATCCCAGTTCAGCTGGTGGAGGCATGAAGAAATTATTTCGGAAG GTTGGCAACCGTTCTAGTGAGTTCCAGCCGGAGGTGAGAAGAGTGAGGCGTGAAGGCTCCTATATTTATGAGGAATTCATGCCAACTGGAGGGACAGATGTTAAG GTGTATACAGTAGGCCCTGAGTATGCTCATGCTGAAGCCAGGAAGTCTCCAGTTGTTGATGGTGTCGTTATGAGAAATCCTGATGGGAAGGAA GTCAGGTATCCAGTGTTATTAACCCCTACTGAGAAACAAATGGCAAGAGAGGTTTGCATTGCATTCAGGCAAGCG GTTTGCGGGTTTGACCTCTTGAGATGTGAGGGACGCTCTTATGTTTGTGATGTCAATGGATGGAGCTTCGTTAAAAACTCATACAA GTATTATGATGATGCTGCCTGTGTTCTGCGAAAGATGTTCTTAGATGCAAAAGCACCTCATCTTTCTTCAGCAATTCCACCAACCTTGCCATGGAAAGTAAATGAACCGGTCCAACCGACGGAGGGACTTACTCGTCAGGGAAGTGGTATTATTGGGACTTTTGGACAATCTGAAGAATTACGTTGTGTAATTGCTGTTATTCGCCA TGGTGATAGAACCCCTAAACAGAAGGTGAAGCTAAAAGTTACCGAGGAAAGGCTGCTGAACTTGATGTTGAAATACAATGGAGGCCGACCTAGAGCTGAA ACCAAACTTAAAAGTGCCGTTCAGCTGCAAGATCTATTAGATGCCACACGCATTCTTGTGCCTCGCGTTAG GCCTGATCGGGAAAGTGATAGTGAGGCTGAAGTTGAGCATGCTGAAAAGCTCCGTCAAGTTAAAGCAGTTCTTGAGGAG GGAGGACATTTCTCTGGGATATATAGGAAAGTTCAGTTAAAGCCACTAAAGTGGGTCAAAGTCACAAAAGGAAATGGTGAAGGTGAAGAAGAACGACCAGTTGAAGCTCTAATGGTTCTTAAATATGGCGGTGTTCTTACACATGCTGGAAGAAAGCAG GCTGAAGAACTAGGAagatattttcgaaataatATGTATCCAG GAGAAGGTACAGGGCTGCTACGCCTCCATAGTACGTATCGCCATGATCTTAAGATTTATAGCTCTGATGAAGGTCGTGTACAG ATGTCTGCAGCCGCTTTTGCAAAAGGTCTTCTTGATCTAGAAGGACAGCTAACACCAATCCTg GTTTCCCTTGTTAGCAAGGACTCTTCCATGCTGGATGGGCTTGACAATGCTAGTATTGAAATGAAAGAAGCCAAG GCCCGTCTGAATGAAATCATTACTTCTAGTTCGAAGGCCATTCATAGCAACGGATCACCTGAATTTCCCTGGATGGCTGATGGAGCTGGATTGCCACCCAATGCTTCAGAATTACTTCCCAAGTTG GTAGAATTGACTAAGAAGGTTACTGAGCAAGTACGACTACTTGCTAAGGATGAAGATGAGAAACTTACAGAAGCAGGCTCGTACGATGTAATTCCTCCTTATGACCAAGCAAAAGCACTTGGGAAGACAAATATTGATGTTGATCGTATAGCAGCTGGATTACCATGCGGTAGTGAAGGGTTTCTATTAATGTATGCTCGGTGGAAAAAACTTGAAAGAGACTTGTACAATGAACGGAAGGA GCGCTTTGACATCACCCAAATTCCTGATGTCTATGATTCATGCAA ATATGATCTATTGCACAATGCGCATCTTAATCTAGAGGGACTGGACGAGCTATTTAGAGTTGCTCAG GCACTTGCTGATGGTGTAATTCCAAATGAATATGGAATTAATCCAAAGCAGAAGCTGAAGATCGGTTCAGAG ATTGCTCGTCGATTATTgggtaaaattttaattgatatgaGGAATACTCGGGAGGAAGCTATCAGTGTTGCTGAATTAAAGAGTAACCAAGACAATGATACATCGGCGATGAAAACTGAGAAGGAAGATACAGAGGCCAAGTCAAAACATCATAAGAATGGTGAAATGGCCAGAAAATCAAGCACTTTCAGTGATATATCAATGGATCAAGACGACGATGATGATAAGGAGACCAAATATCGTTTAGATCCAAA GTATGCAAATGTGAAGACTCCTGAACGCCATGTGCGAACACGCCTATACTTCACATCT GAATCACATATCCATTCTCTCATGAATGTTCTTCGATATTGTAATTTGGATGAAtctcttcaagaagaagagagcCTTGTTTGTCATAATGCTCTCGACCGCCTATATAAAACAAAGGAGCTGGACTACATGAGTTACATTGTGCTGAGAATGTTTGAGAACACAGAG GTCGATCTAGAAGATCCAAAAAGGTTCCGCATAGAGCTGACCTTCAGCCGGGGTGCTGATTTATCGCCGTTGGAG AAGAACGATAGTGAGGCTGCTTCGTTGCACCAGGAGCACACACTGCCTATTATGGGTCCTGAAAGGCTTCAAGAAATAGGATCATACCTCACATTTGAAAAGATGGAAATGATGATTCATCCATTTGCTATGCCTGCAGAAGACTTTCCTCCGCCAACAACACCTGCCGGATTCTCTGGCTATTTCTCGAAAAGTGTGCTCGAGCGTCTGGTAAATCTTTGGCCTTTCCATAAGCATGCCAATACTAATGGGAAATAG
- the LOC107486763 gene encoding inositol hexakisphosphate and diphosphoinositol-pentakisphosphate kinase VIP2 isoform X1 → MALADEKDDEVVVPQKKITIGVCVMEKKVKCDSEVFSAPMEQILQRLRAFGEFEVIYFGDKVILEDPIESWPICDCLIAFHSSGYPLEKAEAYAALRKPFLVNELEPQHLLHDRRKVYERLEMFGIPVPRYALVNREVPYQELDYFVEEEDFVEVHGMRFWKPFVEKPIDGDNHSIMIYYPSSAGGGMKKLFRKVGNRSSEFQPEVRRVRREGSYIYEEFMPTGGTDVKVYTVGPEYAHAEARKSPVVDGVVMRNPDGKEVRYPVLLTPTEKQMAREVCIAFRQAVCGFDLLRCEGRSYVCDVNGWSFVKNSYKYYDDAACVLRKMFLDAKAPHLSSAIPPTLPWKVNEPVQPTEGLTRQGSGIIGTFGQSEELRCVIAVIRHGDRTPKQKVKLKVTEERLLNLMLKYNGGRPRAETKLKSAVQLQDLLDATRILVPRVRPDRESDSEAEVEHAEKLRQVKAVLEEGGHFSGIYRKVQLKPLKWVKVTKGNGEGEEERPVEALMVLKYGGVLTHAGRKQAEELGRYFRNNMYPGEGTGLLRLHSTYRHDLKIYSSDEGRVQMSAAAFAKGLLDLEGQLTPILVSLVSKDSSMLDGLDNASIEMKEAKARLNEIITSSSKAIHSNGSPEFPWMADGAGLPPNASELLPKLVELTKKVTEQVRLLAKDEDEKLTEAGSYDVIPPYDQAKALGKTNIDVDRIAAGLPCGSEGFLLMYARWKKLERDLYNERKERFDITQIPDVYDSCKYDLLHNAHLNLEGLDELFRVAQALADGVIPNEYGINPKQKLKIGSEIARRLLGKILIDMRNTREEAISVAELKSNQDNDTSAMKTEKEDTEAKSKHHKNGEMARKSSTFSDISMDQDDDDDKETKYRLDPKYANVKTPERHVRTRLYFTSESHIHSLMNVLRYCNLDESLQEEESLVCHNALDRLYKTKELDYMSYIVLRMFENTEVDLEDPKRFRIELTFSRGADLSPLEQKNDSEAASLHQEHTLPIMGPERLQEIGSYLTFEKMEMMIHPFAMPAEDFPPPTTPAGFSGYFSKSVLERLVNLWPFHKHANTNGK, encoded by the exons ATGGCGTTGGCAGATGAGAAGGACGATGAAGTAGTTGTTCCGCAGAAGAAGATCACGATTGGAGTCTGCGTGATGGAAAAGAAGGTGAAATGTGACTCAGAG GTTTTCTCTGCGCCTATGGAGCAGATTCTTCAGAGGTTACGAGCCTTTGGTGAATTTGAG GTCATATATTTTGGAGACAAGGTCATCCTCGAAGATCCAATAGAGAG TTGGCCAATATGTGATTGTTTGATTGCTTTCCATTCCTCTGGATATCCCCTCGAAAAGGCAGAGGCGTATGCTGCTTTAAGAAA ACCTTTTCTAGTAAATGAACTGGAGCCCCAACACCTTCTTCATGATCGAAGAAAAGTATACGAG CGTCTTGAAATGTTTGGAATCCCTGTTCCAAGATATGCCCTTGTTAATAGGGAAGTGCCATACCAAGAGTTGGATTACTTTGTTGAGGAAGAGGATTTTGTTGAAGTTCATGGCATGCGATTTTGGAAGCCATTTGTGGAGAAGCCTATTGATG GTGATAATCATAGTATAATGATATACTATCCCAGTTCAGCTGGTGGAGGCATGAAGAAATTATTTCGGAAG GTTGGCAACCGTTCTAGTGAGTTCCAGCCGGAGGTGAGAAGAGTGAGGCGTGAAGGCTCCTATATTTATGAGGAATTCATGCCAACTGGAGGGACAGATGTTAAG GTGTATACAGTAGGCCCTGAGTATGCTCATGCTGAAGCCAGGAAGTCTCCAGTTGTTGATGGTGTCGTTATGAGAAATCCTGATGGGAAGGAA GTCAGGTATCCAGTGTTATTAACCCCTACTGAGAAACAAATGGCAAGAGAGGTTTGCATTGCATTCAGGCAAGCG GTTTGCGGGTTTGACCTCTTGAGATGTGAGGGACGCTCTTATGTTTGTGATGTCAATGGATGGAGCTTCGTTAAAAACTCATACAA GTATTATGATGATGCTGCCTGTGTTCTGCGAAAGATGTTCTTAGATGCAAAAGCACCTCATCTTTCTTCAGCAATTCCACCAACCTTGCCATGGAAAGTAAATGAACCGGTCCAACCGACGGAGGGACTTACTCGTCAGGGAAGTGGTATTATTGGGACTTTTGGACAATCTGAAGAATTACGTTGTGTAATTGCTGTTATTCGCCA TGGTGATAGAACCCCTAAACAGAAGGTGAAGCTAAAAGTTACCGAGGAAAGGCTGCTGAACTTGATGTTGAAATACAATGGAGGCCGACCTAGAGCTGAA ACCAAACTTAAAAGTGCCGTTCAGCTGCAAGATCTATTAGATGCCACACGCATTCTTGTGCCTCGCGTTAG GCCTGATCGGGAAAGTGATAGTGAGGCTGAAGTTGAGCATGCTGAAAAGCTCCGTCAAGTTAAAGCAGTTCTTGAGGAG GGAGGACATTTCTCTGGGATATATAGGAAAGTTCAGTTAAAGCCACTAAAGTGGGTCAAAGTCACAAAAGGAAATGGTGAAGGTGAAGAAGAACGACCAGTTGAAGCTCTAATGGTTCTTAAATATGGCGGTGTTCTTACACATGCTGGAAGAAAGCAG GCTGAAGAACTAGGAagatattttcgaaataatATGTATCCAG GAGAAGGTACAGGGCTGCTACGCCTCCATAGTACGTATCGCCATGATCTTAAGATTTATAGCTCTGATGAAGGTCGTGTACAG ATGTCTGCAGCCGCTTTTGCAAAAGGTCTTCTTGATCTAGAAGGACAGCTAACACCAATCCTg GTTTCCCTTGTTAGCAAGGACTCTTCCATGCTGGATGGGCTTGACAATGCTAGTATTGAAATGAAAGAAGCCAAG GCCCGTCTGAATGAAATCATTACTTCTAGTTCGAAGGCCATTCATAGCAACGGATCACCTGAATTTCCCTGGATGGCTGATGGAGCTGGATTGCCACCCAATGCTTCAGAATTACTTCCCAAGTTG GTAGAATTGACTAAGAAGGTTACTGAGCAAGTACGACTACTTGCTAAGGATGAAGATGAGAAACTTACAGAAGCAGGCTCGTACGATGTAATTCCTCCTTATGACCAAGCAAAAGCACTTGGGAAGACAAATATTGATGTTGATCGTATAGCAGCTGGATTACCATGCGGTAGTGAAGGGTTTCTATTAATGTATGCTCGGTGGAAAAAACTTGAAAGAGACTTGTACAATGAACGGAAGGA GCGCTTTGACATCACCCAAATTCCTGATGTCTATGATTCATGCAA ATATGATCTATTGCACAATGCGCATCTTAATCTAGAGGGACTGGACGAGCTATTTAGAGTTGCTCAG GCACTTGCTGATGGTGTAATTCCAAATGAATATGGAATTAATCCAAAGCAGAAGCTGAAGATCGGTTCAGAG ATTGCTCGTCGATTATTgggtaaaattttaattgatatgaGGAATACTCGGGAGGAAGCTATCAGTGTTGCTGAATTAAAGAGTAACCAAGACAATGATACATCGGCGATGAAAACTGAGAAGGAAGATACAGAGGCCAAGTCAAAACATCATAAGAATGGTGAAATGGCCAGAAAATCAAGCACTTTCAGTGATATATCAATGGATCAAGACGACGATGATGATAAGGAGACCAAATATCGTTTAGATCCAAA GTATGCAAATGTGAAGACTCCTGAACGCCATGTGCGAACACGCCTATACTTCACATCT GAATCACATATCCATTCTCTCATGAATGTTCTTCGATATTGTAATTTGGATGAAtctcttcaagaagaagagagcCTTGTTTGTCATAATGCTCTCGACCGCCTATATAAAACAAAGGAGCTGGACTACATGAGTTACATTGTGCTGAGAATGTTTGAGAACACAGAG GTCGATCTAGAAGATCCAAAAAGGTTCCGCATAGAGCTGACCTTCAGCCGGGGTGCTGATTTATCGCCGTTGGAG CAGAAGAACGATAGTGAGGCTGCTTCGTTGCACCAGGAGCACACACTGCCTATTATGGGTCCTGAAAGGCTTCAAGAAATAGGATCATACCTCACATTTGAAAAGATGGAAATGATGATTCATCCATTTGCTATGCCTGCAGAAGACTTTCCTCCGCCAACAACACCTGCCGGATTCTCTGGCTATTTCTCGAAAAGTGTGCTCGAGCGTCTGGTAAATCTTTGGCCTTTCCATAAGCATGCCAATACTAATGGGAAATAG
- the LOC107486763 gene encoding inositol hexakisphosphate and diphosphoinositol-pentakisphosphate kinase VIP2 isoform X2: MALADEKDDEVVVPQKKITIGVCVMEKKVKCDSEVFSAPMEQILQRLRAFGEFEVIYFGDKVILEDPIESWPICDCLIAFHSSGYPLEKAEAYAALRKPFLVNELEPQHLLHDRRKVYERLEMFGIPVPRYALVNREVPYQELDYFVEEEDFVEVHGMRFWKPFVEKPIDGDNHSIMIYYPSSAGGGMKKLFRKVGNRSSEFQPEVRRVRREGSYIYEEFMPTGGTDVKVYTVGPEYAHAEARKSPVVDGVVMRNPDGKEVRYPVLLTPTEKQMAREVCIAFRQAVCGFDLLRCEGRSYVCDVNGWSFVKNSYKYYDDAACVLRKMFLDAKAPHLSSAIPPTLPWKVNEPVQPTEGLTRQGSGIIGTFGQSEELRCVIAVIRHGDRTPKQKVKLKVTEERLLNLMLKYNGGRPRAETKLKSAVQLQDLLDATRILVPRVRPDRESDSEAEVEHAEKLRQVKAVLEEGGHFSGIYRKVQLKPLKWVKVTKGNGEGEEERPVEALMVLKYGGVLTHAGRKQAEELGRYFRNNMYPGEGTGLLRLHSTYRHDLKIYSSDEGRVQMSAAAFAKGLLDLEGQLTPILVSLVSKDSSMLDGLDNASIEMKEAKARLNEIITSSSKAIHSNGSPEFPWMADGAGLPPNASELLPKLVELTKKVTEQVRLLAKDEDEKLTEAGSYDVIPPYDQAKALGKTNIDVDRIAAGLPCGSEGFLLMYARWKKLERDLYNERKERFDITQIPDVYDSCKYDLLHNAHLNLEGLDELFRVAQALADGVIPNEYGINPKQKLKIGSEIARRLLGKILIDMRNTREEAISVAELKSNQDNDTSAMKTEKEDTEAKSKHHKNGEMARKSSTFSDISMDQDDDDDKETKYRLDPKYANVKTPERHVRTRLYFTSESHIHSLMNVLRYCNLDESLQEEESLVCHNALDRLYKTKELDYMSYIVLRMFENTEVDLEDPKRFRIELTFSRGADLSPLEQKNDSEAASLHQEHTLPIMGPERLQEIGSYLTFEKMEMMIHPFAMPAEDFPPPTTPAGFSGYFSKSVLERLVNLWPFHKHANTNGK; this comes from the exons ATGGCGTTGGCAGATGAGAAGGACGATGAAGTAGTTGTTCCGCAGAAGAAGATCACGATTGGAGTCTGCGTGATGGAAAAGAAGGTGAAATGTGACTCAGAG GTTTTCTCTGCGCCTATGGAGCAGATTCTTCAGAGGTTACGAGCCTTTGGTGAATTTGAG GTCATATATTTTGGAGACAAGGTCATCCTCGAAGATCCAATAGAGAG TTGGCCAATATGTGATTGTTTGATTGCTTTCCATTCCTCTGGATATCCCCTCGAAAAGGCAGAGGCGTATGCTGCTTTAAGAAA ACCTTTTCTAGTAAATGAACTGGAGCCCCAACACCTTCTTCATGATCGAAGAAAAGTATACGAG CGTCTTGAAATGTTTGGAATCCCTGTTCCAAGATATGCCCTTGTTAATAGGGAAGTGCCATACCAAGAGTTGGATTACTTTGTTGAGGAAGAGGATTTTGTTGAAGTTCATGGCATGCGATTTTGGAAGCCATTTGTGGAGAAGCCTATTGATG GTGATAATCATAGTATAATGATATACTATCCCAGTTCAGCTGGTGGAGGCATGAAGAAATTATTTCGGAAG GTTGGCAACCGTTCTAGTGAGTTCCAGCCGGAGGTGAGAAGAGTGAGGCGTGAAGGCTCCTATATTTATGAGGAATTCATGCCAACTGGAGGGACAGATGTTAAG GTGTATACAGTAGGCCCTGAGTATGCTCATGCTGAAGCCAGGAAGTCTCCAGTTGTTGATGGTGTCGTTATGAGAAATCCTGATGGGAAGGAA GTCAGGTATCCAGTGTTATTAACCCCTACTGAGAAACAAATGGCAAGAGAGGTTTGCATTGCATTCAGGCAAGCG GTTTGCGGGTTTGACCTCTTGAGATGTGAGGGACGCTCTTATGTTTGTGATGTCAATGGATGGAGCTTCGTTAAAAACTCATACAA GTATTATGATGATGCTGCCTGTGTTCTGCGAAAGATGTTCTTAGATGCAAAAGCACCTCATCTTTCTTCAGCAATTCCACCAACCTTGCCATGGAAAGTAAATGAACCGGTCCAACCGACGGAGGGACTTACTCGTCAGGGAAGTGGTATTATTGGGACTTTTGGACAATCTGAAGAATTACGTTGTGTAATTGCTGTTATTCGCCA TGGTGATAGAACCCCTAAACAGAAGGTGAAGCTAAAAGTTACCGAGGAAAGGCTGCTGAACTTGATGTTGAAATACAATGGAGGCCGACCTAGAGCTGAA ACCAAACTTAAAAGTGCCGTTCAGCTGCAAGATCTATTAGATGCCACACGCATTCTTGTGCCTCGCGTTAG GCCTGATCGGGAAAGTGATAGTGAGGCTGAAGTTGAGCATGCTGAAAAGCTCCGTCAAGTTAAAGCAGTTCTTGAGGAG GGAGGACATTTCTCTGGGATATATAGGAAAGTTCAGTTAAAGCCACTAAAGTGGGTCAAAGTCACAAAAGGAAATGGTGAAGGTGAAGAAGAACGACCAGTTGAAGCTCTAATGGTTCTTAAATATGGCGGTGTTCTTACACATGCTGGAAGAAAGCAG GCTGAAGAACTAGGAagatattttcgaaataatATGTATCCAG GAGAAGGTACAGGGCTGCTACGCCTCCATAGTACGTATCGCCATGATCTTAAGATTTATAGCTCTGATGAAGGTCGTGTACAG ATGTCTGCAGCCGCTTTTGCAAAAGGTCTTCTTGATCTAGAAGGACAGCTAACACCAATCCTg GTTTCCCTTGTTAGCAAGGACTCTTCCATGCTGGATGGGCTTGACAATGCTAGTATTGAAATGAAAGAAGCCAAG GCCCGTCTGAATGAAATCATTACTTCTAGTTCGAAGGCCATTCATAGCAACGGATCACCTGAATTTCCCTGGATGGCTGATGGAGCTGGATTGCCACCCAATGCTTCAGAATTACTTCCCAAGTTG GTAGAATTGACTAAGAAGGTTACTGAGCAAGTACGACTACTTGCTAAGGATGAAGATGAGAAACTTACAGAAGCAGGCTCGTACGATGTAATTCCTCCTTATGACCAAGCAAAAGCACTTGGGAAGACAAATATTGATGTTGATCGTATAGCAGCTGGATTACCATGCGGTAGTGAAGGGTTTCTATTAATGTATGCTCGGTGGAAAAAACTTGAAAGAGACTTGTACAATGAACGGAAGGA GCGCTTTGACATCACCCAAATTCCTGATGTCTATGATTCATGCAA ATATGATCTATTGCACAATGCGCATCTTAATCTAGAGGGACTGGACGAGCTATTTAGAGTTGCTCAG GCACTTGCTGATGGTGTAATTCCAAATGAATATGGAATTAATCCAAAGCAGAAGCTGAAGATCGGTTCAGAG ATTGCTCGTCGATTATTgggtaaaattttaattgatatgaGGAATACTCGGGAGGAAGCTATCAGTGTTGCTGAATTAAAGAGTAACCAAGACAATGATACATCGGCGATGAAAACTGAGAAGGAAGATACAGAGGCCAAGTCAAAACATCATAAGAATGGTGAAATGGCCAGAAAATCAAGCACTTTCAGTGATATATCAATGGATCAAGACGACGATGATGATAAGGAGACCAAATATCGTTTAGATCCAAA GTATGCAAATGTGAAGACTCCTGAACGCCATGTGCGAACACGCCTATACTTCACATCT GAATCACATATCCATTCTCTCATGAATGTTCTTCGATATTGTAATTTGGATGAAtctcttcaagaagaagagagcCTTGTTTGTCATAATGCTCTCGACCGCCTATATAAAACAAAGGAGCTGGACTACATGAGTTACATTGTGCTGAGAATGTTTGAGAACACAGAG GTCGATCTAGAAGATCCAAAAAGGTTCCGCATAGAGCTGACCTTCAGCCGGGGTGCTGATTTATCGCCGTTGGAG CAGAAGAACGATAGTGAGGCTGCTTCGTTGCACCAGGAGCACACACTGCCTATTATGGGTCCTGAAAGGCTTCAAGAAATAGGATCATACCTCACATTTGAAAAGATGGAAATGATGATTCATCCATTTGCTATGCCTGCAGAAGACTTTCCTCCGCCAACAACACCTGCCGGATTCTCTGGCTATTTCTCGAAAA